A section of the Rhodobacteraceae bacterium M382 genome encodes:
- a CDS encoding trimethylamine methyltransferase family protein translates to MSAVATRKPSRRNKTAVQPAPPIRPGMEGGQYKPFTQPDLERVHALVLKLLEDLGLSQITPSLEARAIEAGCWVDENGRLRFPRALVEDVIARTRRKFTLHGIDPRHDLEIGGKRVHAGTGGAAPTIMDFDTGKYRESTVADLYDVARLVDRLDNVHWYHRSIVARDAKSVLDLDINTTYACLAGTTKSIAVSYTDAASVKAVIPMLDAVAGGAGEFRKRPFCTAVCCHVVPPMRFATESCDALEAAVVAGMPILLVAAGQAGATAPAALAGAVAQACAEVLAGLVLCNVIDPNCRAIFATWPFVSDLRTGAMSGGSGEQALLSAACAQMAGFYDLPNSVPAGMTDSKLPDMQAGGEKGYTISLAAHAGASMIHESAGMQGSLMGTSLESYVLDNDLLGAILRTVKGVEVTEDTLNFDVIRDVVMGEGHYLGHPQTFERMKTDYLYPDIADRRSISEWEEAGARDARDVARDTVRRVLSEHYPSHIPEAVDTQLRDTFNIILPKARMRPGNGVW, encoded by the coding sequence ATGTCCGCCGTCGCCACACGCAAACCAAGCCGCCGAAACAAAACGGCTGTTCAGCCTGCCCCGCCCATTCGGCCCGGAATGGAGGGAGGACAATACAAGCCCTTTACCCAGCCTGATCTGGAACGCGTTCACGCGCTGGTCCTGAAGCTTCTCGAGGATCTGGGGCTGTCCCAGATAACCCCCAGCCTGGAGGCGCGCGCCATCGAGGCCGGATGTTGGGTTGACGAAAACGGCCGCCTACGGTTCCCGCGTGCTCTGGTCGAAGATGTTATTGCTCGCACCCGGCGCAAATTCACCCTGCATGGGATTGACCCGCGCCACGATCTGGAAATCGGCGGCAAACGGGTTCACGCGGGGACAGGCGGTGCTGCTCCAACAATCATGGACTTTGACACCGGAAAATATCGCGAAAGCACAGTTGCGGATCTCTATGACGTGGCGCGATTGGTGGATCGGTTGGACAATGTGCATTGGTACCATCGTTCGATTGTCGCACGTGATGCCAAATCGGTTTTGGACCTGGATATTAATACCACCTACGCCTGCCTGGCCGGAACCACCAAATCCATAGCCGTCAGCTATACAGATGCGGCCAGCGTCAAGGCCGTGATTCCGATGCTGGATGCCGTTGCCGGGGGGGCGGGTGAATTCCGGAAGCGGCCGTTTTGCACTGCAGTCTGTTGTCATGTCGTGCCCCCCATGCGGTTCGCCACCGAAAGCTGCGATGCGCTGGAAGCCGCTGTTGTTGCAGGGATGCCGATCCTTTTGGTCGCCGCTGGTCAGGCAGGCGCAACCGCCCCTGCCGCCCTGGCCGGGGCCGTCGCCCAGGCCTGTGCCGAGGTGCTGGCCGGGCTGGTTCTGTGCAACGTAATCGACCCCAATTGCCGGGCAATCTTTGCCACCTGGCCCTTTGTTTCCGACCTGCGGACCGGCGCGATGTCCGGCGGCTCTGGTGAACAGGCGTTGCTATCTGCAGCCTGCGCGCAAATGGCTGGGTTTTACGACCTGCCCAATTCTGTGCCCGCGGGAATGACCGACAGCAAGCTCCCCGATATGCAGGCAGGCGGCGAAAAAGGATATACCATCTCTCTCGCGGCCCATGCAGGGGCGTCGATGATACATGAATCCGCCGGAATGCAGGGATCGCTGATGGGCACGAGCCTGGAAAGCTATGTGCTCGACAATGACCTGTTGGGGGCGATCCTGCGCACGGTCAAAGGGGTAGAAGTAACCGAGGATACACTCAACTTTGACGTGATCCGTGATGTCGTGATGGGCGAAGGCCACTATCTGGGCCACCCGCAGACCTTTGAGCGGATGAAAACCGACTATCTCTATCCCGACATAGCCGACCGCCGCAGCATCAGCGAATGGGAAGAGGCCGGTGCACGCGATGCTCGGGACGTCGCGCGCGATACCGTGCGCAGGGTGCTCAGCGAACATTAT
- a CDS encoding LysR family transcriptional regulator, with product MKKYALPNLSQLHTFEAVSRRMSFTAAADELCLTQSAVSRQIRNLETDIGRPLFLRRHRAIDHTPDGRRLFDAVTRGLDEISVCLNQMRATSETPQITVAASVAFSYYWLMPRLERFSEEFPDIDLRILATDQLVDLCRGDADVAILYGDGNWEGVATKRLFGESVYPVCSPEYLLAHPDLKQASDFLDQTLLHLDGGGNIWGAIDWTVWLVQQDVLGQPVRRGIRLNSYPMVLQAAEAGRGVALGWSYITDPMIEDGRLICPFGIPLQTRYSYYVGTSQVAVSNPAIAKFFGWVMSEAENQMLFA from the coding sequence TTGAAAAAATACGCTCTGCCAAACTTGTCTCAGCTCCACACATTCGAAGCCGTGTCCCGCCGGATGAGCTTTACCGCGGCGGCGGATGAATTGTGCCTGACCCAAAGCGCTGTCAGCAGGCAGATCAGAAATCTGGAGACCGACATTGGTCGCCCCCTGTTTCTACGCAGGCATCGTGCCATTGATCATACCCCAGATGGCCGTCGATTGTTCGATGCGGTCACGCGGGGATTGGACGAGATTTCGGTTTGCCTGAACCAGATGCGCGCAACCTCTGAAACACCCCAAATCACCGTCGCGGCCTCTGTCGCCTTTTCCTATTATTGGCTGATGCCGCGATTGGAGCGGTTCAGTGAAGAATTTCCCGACATTGACCTGCGCATTCTGGCAACCGATCAGTTGGTCGACCTGTGTCGGGGCGATGCGGATGTTGCTATCTTGTATGGCGATGGCAATTGGGAAGGCGTCGCAACCAAAAGACTGTTTGGCGAATCCGTCTATCCGGTGTGCAGCCCAGAATACCTGCTGGCCCATCCGGACTTGAAACAGGCTTCTGATTTTCTGGACCAGACCCTTTTGCATCTGGATGGCGGCGGCAACATCTGGGGCGCGATCGACTGGACTGTCTGGCTGGTTCAACAGGATGTCTTGGGGCAACCTGTGCGCCGGGGCATTCGTCTGAACAGTTACCCGATGGTTTTGCAAGCGGCCGAAGCCGGACGTGGGGTGGCATTGGGGTGGAGCTATATCACAGACCCGATGATCGAAGACGGGCGGCTGATCTGCCCCTTTGGCATACCATTGCAGACCCGATACAGCTATTACGTTGGCACATCTCAGGTGGCCGTTTCCAACCCTGCGATTGCCAAGTTCTTTGGCTGGGTAATGTCCGAAGCCGAAAATCAAATGCTCTTCGCATGA
- a CDS encoding LysR family transcriptional regulator yields the protein MKNGFRSWSDVRFFLMVVREGSTLAASNKLGLAQPTVARRIAALESETGLILFERDTRGFRPTEHARLLMPLAEALEKAALDFEAKAVELTAVQPIRITAYSGNFSPRMTAIVNEFSALHPKVTFEFLPAVKTLDLLANEADIALRLVRAEPDDRLICRKISTARWSLFGGHSYAETYGLPGSPDRLAGHKFVTFERDDVPNVFHEWLVRHVSPDQIVMSFSELELMHAAIRAGHGLGISNVKLMETDRTLVRCFDEIKELAAPHMLLAAPQAYKRPEIKAFIKFFAPRYAAIFK from the coding sequence ATGAAGAACGGATTTCGCAGCTGGTCGGACGTTCGGTTCTTTCTGATGGTTGTTAGGGAAGGATCGACGCTGGCGGCGTCAAACAAACTGGGACTTGCTCAACCGACAGTCGCGCGGCGTATCGCAGCGCTTGAGAGCGAGACCGGACTGATCCTGTTCGAACGGGATACTCGCGGTTTTCGCCCGACAGAACATGCGCGCCTTCTCATGCCATTGGCCGAAGCGCTTGAAAAAGCGGCCTTGGATTTCGAAGCGAAGGCTGTGGAGTTGACCGCTGTACAGCCAATTCGCATCACCGCCTATTCCGGGAATTTCTCTCCTCGTATGACTGCGATCGTGAACGAGTTTTCAGCGTTGCATCCAAAAGTCACCTTTGAATTCTTACCTGCTGTCAAGACGCTGGATCTGTTGGCGAACGAAGCCGACATCGCCTTGCGTTTGGTGAGAGCCGAACCAGACGACCGTCTTATCTGCCGCAAGATCAGCACCGCCCGTTGGTCGCTTTTTGGTGGGCACAGCTACGCCGAGACATATGGCTTGCCAGGTTCGCCCGACAGATTGGCGGGCCACAAATTTGTGACATTCGAACGCGACGACGTGCCAAATGTTTTCCATGAATGGCTCGTGCGTCATGTGTCACCGGATCAGATTGTCATGTCATTCAGCGAATTGGAGCTGATGCATGCCGCTATCCGGGCGGGTCACGGCCTGGGGATCAGCAACGTCAAACTGATGGAAACAGACCGGACGCTGGTTCGTTGTTTCGATGAAATCAAGGAACTCGCCGCACCTCATATGTTGCTCGCGGCCCCCCAGGCCTATAAACGCCCCGAAATCAAAGCGTTCATCAAATTCTTTGCCCCGCGTTATGCAGCGATATTCAAGTGA
- a CDS encoding cytochrome c, which yields MNPKIITLGVCAGAAVAAFVFLKTGAPEHTAAIPVVAGDAMVSVQIPPLEGTAAIGQSIFENTCAACHGENAAGIQNVAPPLVHIIYEPGHHGDEAFQRAVAGGVKSHHWQFGDMPPVVGLTRGDVAMVIDYVRTLQRANGIE from the coding sequence ATGAACCCCAAAATCATCACACTCGGCGTTTGTGCAGGAGCGGCTGTGGCTGCATTTGTATTTCTGAAAACAGGAGCACCCGAACACACCGCCGCGATACCTGTCGTTGCTGGCGATGCCATGGTTTCCGTGCAAATTCCTCCGCTCGAGGGCACCGCGGCGATCGGACAAAGCATCTTTGAAAATACCTGCGCGGCGTGTCATGGTGAAAATGCGGCCGGGATCCAGAATGTAGCTCCGCCGTTGGTGCATATCATCTATGAGCCTGGCCACCACGGCGACGAGGCTTTTCAACGGGCTGTCGCTGGGGGTGTCAAAAGCCACCATTGGCAATTTGGCGATATGCCACCTGTAGTGGGGTTGACCCGGGGTGATGTGGCTATGGTCATTGACTATGTTCGCACCTTGCAACGTGCCAACGGAATTGAATGA
- a CDS encoding copper resistance protein CopC, which yields MKYFAIGAVFTILVTGASAHSKIETTIPADGAVLASAPAEIDLTFGKDIRLTRVVLSHQDGAAVPLDLGSQTQFGRGFTVPLQSLGQGVYRIEWRGLGMDGHAMTGTFTFAVE from the coding sequence ATGAAGTATTTTGCAATCGGTGCTGTTTTTACCATTCTGGTGACAGGTGCATCTGCCCATTCTAAAATTGAAACCACGATTCCGGCAGATGGTGCCGTTCTGGCGAGCGCTCCTGCCGAGATCGACCTGACCTTTGGCAAGGATATCCGTCTGACGCGGGTCGTGCTGAGCCATCAGGACGGAGCAGCGGTGCCGTTGGACCTGGGCAGTCAAACCCAATTTGGACGTGGTTTCACCGTGCCCCTCCAGAGCCTGGGCCAGGGCGTCTATCGCATCGAATGGCGCGGGCTGGGCATGGATGGGCACGCCATGACGGGCACTTTTACCTTTGCGGTGGAATAG
- a CDS encoding CopD family protein yields the protein MPDIWSMAAIMAKLALYIGVTGALGLVLIGAVFAGSVAPIRNRMRMQAGGLAALALVAAMAGFMLRGAALTGGAGGMIDPEMLGLLWSTPVGDALAYRIAGSLLMLGGLFVPHVGMWIALAGGGLALWSFTQIGHVPDAGQLGIRLTLFAHLLGVSFWFGVLGPLHHLCRHHDHLERAARLGHLFGQVASVVVPVLFLAGLWMVWRVLGDLSMLITSGYGLTLLIKLALVGVVLAFAAANKLRLVPAMLAAQPKAADRMARSVQIETGVILAILATTATLTSVLTLPT from the coding sequence ATGCCGGACATATGGAGTATGGCCGCAATCATGGCCAAGCTGGCGCTGTACATCGGGGTGACCGGGGCGTTGGGTTTGGTGCTGATTGGTGCCGTCTTTGCAGGTTCAGTCGCGCCCATCCGCAATCGGATGCGGATGCAAGCCGGTGGTTTGGCGGCGCTCGCGCTTGTCGCGGCGATGGCGGGTTTCATGCTGCGCGGTGCGGCGCTTACTGGTGGTGCAGGGGGGATGATTGACCCTGAAATGCTGGGTTTGCTGTGGTCAACGCCAGTTGGAGATGCATTGGCGTATCGGATTGCCGGAAGTCTCCTGATGCTTGGTGGGTTGTTTGTGCCGCATGTTGGAATGTGGATTGCGTTGGCGGGCGGGGGGCTGGCGTTGTGGTCCTTTACCCAGATAGGGCATGTGCCCGATGCTGGTCAGTTGGGTATCCGTCTCACGCTGTTTGCGCACCTGCTAGGGGTTTCTTTCTGGTTTGGTGTGCTGGGTCCGTTGCATCACCTGTGCCGTCATCACGACCATCTGGAGCGCGCCGCCCGGCTTGGGCATCTCTTTGGTCAGGTCGCATCGGTCGTCGTACCGGTTCTGTTTCTGGCGGGCCTATGGATGGTGTGGCGCGTGCTGGGAGACCTGTCGATGCTGATCACGTCCGGCTATGGGCTGACCCTGTTGATCAAGCTGGCATTGGTTGGGGTGGTATTGGCTTTTGCCGCGGCCAACAAATTGCGGCTTGTTCCCGCGATGTTGGCGGCACAGCCAAAGGCTGCGGACCGGATGGCCCGGTCCGTTCAAATTGAAACGGGCGTCATTCTTGCCATTCTGGCGACAACCGCGACGCTGACCAGCGTTCTGACACTTCCAACATGA
- a CDS encoding multicopper oxidase family protein, whose amino-acid sequence MKRRHFLGALTGAAVAPRISWAGVRVELVAHPVEAQILFDDFPPTPMLGFNGTTPGPALRVRQGDFLDLLFRNQIKDGSAVHWHGVRSDNAMDGVPGLTQDIVEPGAEFAYRLRVPDAGTFWYHSHNRSWEQVAKGLYGPLIVEETSPPDVDHELIVLIDDWRMTEEGALAPGFDNRHDQAHQGRLGNFARALIDPDSPVRRGDRLRLRLINVATDRIFPIDLGGLEGKIVALDGMPLPTPQPITDVVLAPAQRVDIIADVTATNRVTFDFPVSDGPYALGEILVDGENTNRRSGRITALPPNRMPTPDLEQMAILQLNMQGGAMSSAMRSQTDIWAFNGQSGLTNIPFHRFERGQTARITLMNDTRFAHGIHLHGHHFFELNDAGDLGAFRDTTLVNPGEKRDILCVFDNPGKWLLHCHMLGHQAAGMKTWIDVA is encoded by the coding sequence ATGAAAAGACGACATTTTCTGGGAGCTTTGACCGGAGCGGCAGTTGCCCCGCGGATCAGTTGGGCCGGGGTACGGGTTGAATTGGTGGCACACCCGGTCGAGGCCCAAATTCTGTTTGACGATTTCCCGCCGACGCCCATGCTGGGGTTCAACGGGACGACACCCGGTCCGGCGCTGCGTGTTCGACAGGGAGATTTCCTGGATCTTCTGTTCCGAAACCAAATCAAGGACGGATCGGCGGTGCACTGGCATGGGGTGCGCTCTGATAACGCGATGGATGGAGTGCCGGGGTTAACGCAAGACATTGTCGAACCGGGCGCGGAATTTGCCTATCGCCTGCGGGTCCCGGATGCGGGCACCTTTTGGTATCATTCCCACAACCGATCTTGGGAACAGGTGGCCAAGGGCCTGTACGGCCCGCTGATCGTCGAAGAGACATCGCCGCCCGATGTCGATCACGAACTGATCGTCCTGATCGACGATTGGCGGATGACGGAGGAAGGCGCATTGGCTCCCGGGTTCGACAACAGGCACGATCAGGCGCATCAGGGGCGGTTGGGAAATTTTGCCCGGGCGTTGATTGATCCTGACAGTCCAGTGCGCCGCGGCGACCGTCTGCGTCTGCGATTGATCAACGTGGCCACCGATCGGATTTTCCCGATCGACCTGGGGGGGCTTGAGGGCAAAATTGTTGCGCTGGACGGAATGCCGTTGCCAACGCCACAGCCAATAACGGACGTTGTTCTTGCTCCGGCACAACGGGTGGACATCATTGCAGATGTCACGGCAACGAACCGGGTCACGTTCGATTTTCCGGTGAGCGACGGCCCTTATGCGTTGGGTGAGATCCTGGTTGACGGCGAGAACACTAACAGGCGTTCCGGTCGGATCACAGCTTTGCCGCCCAATAGGATGCCGACCCCGGATCTGGAACAGATGGCTATTCTGCAGCTGAACATGCAGGGAGGGGCCATGAGTTCAGCGATGAGGTCGCAGACTGATATCTGGGCGTTCAATGGGCAATCAGGTTTGACCAATATACCGTTTCACCGGTTTGAGCGTGGGCAGACCGCGCGCATAACCTTGATGAATGACACCCGGTTTGCCCATGGGATCCACCTGCACGGGCATCACTTTTTCGAATTGAACGACGCCGGGGATCTGGGTGCATTCCGAGACACCACATTGGTCAATCCAGGCGAAAAACGCGATATCCTGTGCGTGTTCGACAACCCGGGAAAATGGCTGCTGCATTGTCACATGCTGGGACATCAGGCGGCGGGCATGAAGACCTGGATCGACGTGGCATAA
- a CDS encoding acyl carrier protein has protein sequence MHRDSIAKLVRTAFATALDVEVDNTTDFFDAGGDSLASEQVIVTLSETLAVELPGWLLLDHPTIPALTGAIADLCGSNDPC, from the coding sequence ATGCATCGTGATTCAATAGCCAAACTGGTTCGTACCGCTTTCGCCACAGCGTTGGACGTTGAAGTGGACAATACGACCGACTTTTTTGATGCGGGCGGCGATTCTCTTGCGTCTGAACAAGTGATCGTAACCCTATCCGAAACATTGGCTGTCGAGCTGCCCGGCTGGCTGTTGTTGGATCACCCAACAATCCCTGCGCTGACGGGGGCCATTGCTGATTTGTGTGGCTCCAACGATCCGTGCTGA
- a CDS encoding acyl--CoA ligase, translated as MTTAADMILATLADRPNAALIEHRNTWYSRGEFLARAHARSAMLHGAGVKPGDTVMIIASDTLSALDTLIGCWIIGAAGCLVDFRTPPNRLTEWQDRLTPKVIVSTRPVRGFKTLVQDMHPSPMQAPRHIHETAGDATAIWFSSSGTTGAPKLHPRSGINLGATIDYYKTRLPTPEQGASLCATSVAYSASCFRCLRNLASGKPIVALDPVHRLDELDAALTREDVSDCSLPPSTLRRLTALSGSIPRYPQLALLVAVGGPASPDDKVATVTRLSPNFRMTYSAVGFGAICVIQGREILERPTSCGKPFDGVHVSIRSGDRVCTRNEIGRVHVSSDQVEDACPGDMGWLDDDGYLHITGREEGLLSRKGVNFPAERITMAALRLAGIEEAAVLTQPDADGGDEIHLIVQSKITDTNKITRDLRILLPASEFPDHIQIRPSIPLNVGGKIDLKGLTDLVFPLNADMPHAS; from the coding sequence ATGACCACGGCCGCCGACATGATCCTGGCAACCCTAGCGGACCGCCCCAATGCCGCTTTGATCGAACATCGCAACACATGGTATTCCCGGGGTGAATTTCTGGCGCGGGCCCACGCACGCTCGGCCATGCTGCATGGTGCAGGGGTCAAACCTGGTGACACTGTCATGATCATCGCCAGCGATACGTTATCGGCGCTGGATACTTTGATCGGGTGCTGGATCATCGGGGCTGCCGGTTGTCTTGTAGACTTTCGCACGCCGCCTAACCGGTTGACTGAATGGCAGGATCGTTTGACCCCCAAGGTTATCGTCAGCACCCGCCCGGTTAGGGGATTTAAGACGCTGGTTCAGGACATGCACCCGTCCCCCATGCAGGCACCCCGACACATCCATGAGACGGCTGGCGATGCAACCGCGATCTGGTTTTCCAGTTCAGGCACGACCGGAGCGCCCAAGCTGCACCCGAGGTCAGGCATAAATCTGGGCGCGACAATCGACTATTACAAAACGCGTTTGCCAACTCCCGAGCAGGGTGCGTCGCTCTGCGCCACATCAGTGGCCTATTCCGCCAGTTGCTTTCGGTGCCTCCGCAACTTGGCCAGCGGTAAACCCATCGTCGCCTTGGACCCTGTGCACCGGCTGGATGAGCTGGACGCCGCGCTGACGCGAGAAGATGTGTCGGACTGCAGCTTGCCACCGTCCACCCTGCGTCGTCTGACGGCCCTGTCTGGCTCCATTCCCCGGTACCCGCAACTTGCGCTTCTGGTCGCAGTCGGCGGCCCTGCGTCCCCCGATGACAAGGTCGCAACCGTGACGCGCCTGAGCCCCAATTTTCGCATGACCTATAGCGCCGTTGGTTTTGGCGCGATCTGCGTCATTCAAGGGCGTGAAATTCTGGAACGCCCAACCTCCTGTGGGAAACCGTTCGACGGGGTGCACGTCAGCATCAGATCAGGAGACCGGGTATGTACACGCAATGAAATCGGCCGCGTTCATGTCTCGTCCGACCAAGTTGAGGATGCCTGCCCCGGCGACATGGGATGGCTCGACGACGATGGGTACCTGCATATCACGGGGCGAGAGGAAGGTTTGCTGAGCCGCAAAGGCGTCAATTTTCCCGCCGAGCGCATCACCATGGCCGCACTGCGTTTGGCAGGTATCGAAGAGGCCGCGGTTCTGACCCAGCCTGACGCAGACGGCGGAGATGAAATTCATCTGATTGTTCAAAGCAAGATAACAGACACCAACAAAATCACTCGAGATTTACGTATTTTGCTCCCCGCAAGCGAGTTTCCTGATCACATCCAGATCCGGCCCTCCATCCCCTTGAACGTGGGCGGCAAGATCGACCTCAAAGGTCTCACAGACTTGGTCTTCCCTCTCAATGCAGACATGCCCCATGCATCGTGA
- a CDS encoding ABC transporter permease subunit (The N-terminal region of this protein, as described by TIGR01726, is a three transmembrane segment that identifies a subfamily of ABC transporter permease subunits, which specificities that include histidine, arginine, glutamine, glutamate, L-cystine (sic), the opines (in Agrobacterium) octopine and nopaline, etc.) codes for MSCIQTIQDYGLRAIGIGERLLPKGDYTLCEHFTLIGSGMIWNIYFGVMALCTGFFLAVAVAVAKGSSNPLLRKPAEWFIFIFRGSPLFIQFFFAYFFFLSLKQSYPFLDAFTSAWLGALIVLFLNTAAYSGEIFYGALRSIPKGDVEAADAYGLSGWTRFRRVVFPTMMRLAWPAYTNEAIFLFHATTLVFFSAFPSWRQKGDALYYASYFADKTFNPFIPYPILAFYFILLTLIVVGVFGLVNQRLNRHLPQERKAKLRIRPNLIR; via the coding sequence ATGAGCTGCATTCAAACCATTCAGGATTATGGCCTGCGCGCGATCGGCATCGGCGAACGGTTGCTGCCCAAGGGTGACTATACTCTGTGCGAACATTTCACCCTGATCGGCTCGGGGATGATCTGGAACATCTATTTTGGTGTGATGGCGCTATGTACCGGCTTCTTTCTGGCCGTCGCGGTGGCCGTGGCCAAAGGCTCTTCCAATCCGCTGCTGCGCAAGCCGGCGGAATGGTTCATCTTCATCTTCCGTGGCTCGCCGCTGTTCATCCAGTTCTTCTTTGCCTATTTTTTCTTCCTGTCGTTGAAGCAATCCTACCCGTTTCTGGATGCGTTCACTTCGGCCTGGCTGGGGGCGTTAATCGTTCTGTTCCTGAACACGGCCGCCTATTCGGGAGAGATCTTTTACGGCGCGTTGCGCTCTATCCCCAAAGGCGACGTCGAAGCCGCAGATGCTTATGGGCTGAGCGGCTGGACCCGGTTCCGACGCGTTGTGTTCCCGACCATGATGCGGCTGGCATGGCCCGCCTATACGAACGAGGCGATTTTTCTGTTTCATGCCACGACGCTGGTTTTCTTTTCGGCCTTTCCCAGCTGGCGGCAAAAGGGCGATGCACTGTATTACGCCAGCTATTTTGCGGACAAGACGTTCAACCCGTTCATCCCCTACCCGATCCTGGCGTTCTATTTCATTCTGCTGACGCTGATCGTGGTCGGTGTGTTTGGTCTGGTTAATCAGCGCCTGAACCGGCATCTGCCCCAGGAACGCAAGGCCAAGCTGCGTATTCGGCCGAATCTGATCCGATAA
- a CDS encoding ABC transporter permease subunit codes for MFSYCTDPSTLEGLSWLSCYLTTGKHAGLYISVFTVLGLLAVTAPTALMFGFAGASAARSRIAPLRWLGKSYTAIVRGVPDIAFFLFFVIALDQGFEWIRHKIKCPDWDQPIRQGSDFVVCDIAKMPLSTSPQWMHETYAFVLAVLTFAIVFGAFAANVLYGAMRAVPRAQLETAEAYGMSPRQTFWRVLVPQMWVFALPGLSNLWMVLIKATPLLFLLGIEDIVYWARELGGTKNAKFTDYPHGDWRIWYFLFLLVFYLAFTRISEIVLERVMVKLTHGQATTGGEAQRKAAV; via the coding sequence ATGTTTTCCTATTGTACGGATCCTTCGACGCTAGAAGGCCTAAGTTGGCTCAGCTGTTATCTGACCACGGGTAAACACGCGGGCCTTTATATTTCGGTCTTTACGGTTCTGGGACTGCTGGCGGTGACTGCACCGACGGCTTTGATGTTCGGATTTGCGGGCGCCAGCGCCGCCCGGTCCCGCATTGCCCCGCTGCGCTGGCTTGGCAAAAGCTATACCGCCATTGTGCGTGGCGTACCTGACATTGCCTTTTTCCTGTTCTTCGTGATTGCGCTGGACCAGGGGTTCGAATGGATCCGACACAAGATCAAATGCCCTGATTGGGATCAACCGATCCGCCAAGGCAGCGATTTTGTCGTCTGTGACATTGCCAAGATGCCCCTGTCGACCTCGCCGCAATGGATGCACGAAACCTATGCCTTTGTTTTGGCGGTTCTGACCTTTGCCATCGTGTTTGGTGCCTTTGCCGCCAATGTGCTGTACGGTGCCATGCGGGCGGTCCCACGGGCGCAGCTGGAAACAGCCGAAGCTTATGGCATGTCGCCACGCCAGACGTTCTGGCGGGTGTTGGTGCCACAGATGTGGGTCTTTGCCCTGCCCGGCCTGTCAAACCTGTGGATGGTGCTGATCAAGGCGACACCGCTGTTATTCCTACTGGGCATCGAAGACATCGTCTATTGGGCCCGCGAATTGGGCGGCACAAAGAACGCCAAATTCACCGACTATCCACATGGCGATTGGCGGATCTGGTATTTCCTGTTCCTGCTGGTGTTTTACCTTGCCTTTACCCGGATCTCGGAAATCGTTCTGGAACGGGTTATGGTCAAGCTGACCCATGGGCAGGCCACAACCGGTGGCGAAGCCCAGAGAAAGGCGGCCGTGTGA
- a CDS encoding transporter substrate-binding domain-containing protein has product MKKLILGTAALALSAGMAMADTVRMGTEGAYAPWNFVNDAGEIDGFERELGDELCKRAGLTCEWVKNDWDSIIPNLVSGNYDTIIAGMSITDERDEVIDFTQPYTPPDPSAYVALSADVDLAGGVVTAQANTIQAAFVAEQGWTLVEFATPEETVAAVRNGEADAVLADQSFLDTVVGDGLVMLERKEQIGGGVGMGLRESDGELRGKFDTAIQSMKDDGTLNTMIAKWEVSSQW; this is encoded by the coding sequence ATGAAAAAACTGATCCTGGGCACCGCAGCCTTGGCGCTGAGCGCGGGGATGGCCATGGCCGACACCGTGCGCATGGGGACCGAAGGTGCCTATGCCCCTTGGAACTTTGTCAATGACGCCGGCGAAATTGACGGCTTCGAGCGTGAACTGGGCGACGAGCTGTGCAAACGCGCCGGCCTGACCTGTGAATGGGTCAAAAACGACTGGGATTCGATCATTCCGAATCTGGTGTCGGGCAACTACGACACGATCATCGCTGGCATGTCGATCACCGACGAACGTGACGAAGTCATCGACTTTACTCAGCCTTACACCCCGCCGGACCCATCCGCCTATGTGGCCCTGTCTGCTGATGTGGACCTGGCAGGTGGCGTTGTGACCGCCCAGGCCAACACCATCCAGGCCGCCTTTGTTGCTGAACAGGGCTGGACGCTGGTGGAATTCGCCACCCCCGAAGAAACTGTGGCCGCCGTGCGCAACGGCGAAGCCGATGCGGTTCTGGCTGACCAAAGCTTTCTCGACACGGTTGTTGGCGACGGTCTGGTGATGCTGGAACGCAAGGAACAGATCGGCGGCGGCGTTGGCATGGGCCTGCGTGAATCCGACGGCGAACTGCGTGGCAAATTCGACACTGCCATCCAGTCGATGAAAGACGACGGCACTCTGAACACCATGATCGCCAAATGGGAAGTTTCCTCCCAGTGGTAA